The proteins below are encoded in one region of Arenibacter algicola:
- a CDS encoding carboxypeptidase-like regulatory domain-containing protein, whose amino-acid sequence MKNIITSLIILISQWTFGQITGIVKDKVDGKPIPYVNVWIKNTLVGATTGEDGKFSIENVKIGDTIHISSLGYNTIEFLAEKDINAVLQPKINELDEVVVFPMKNSTEYLIESYQKIKKNRVWYNNGFYSLARFYKYRTIYENTRFVSQIGLITFNAKNENVIFRIRLLKVNPGGEPSEYGLTENIILESKKGIDEIVLDLSKEKILFPKNGFFIVVDRLNIEENKFFNKTAKMDILQPAIGMERTDQEKNTWLGYGGRWMPPLKMKDFLGTNGNIAINIKLTN is encoded by the coding sequence ATGAAAAACATTATAACTAGTTTAATCATCCTCATCTCACAATGGACGTTTGGACAAATAACTGGAATTGTTAAGGATAAGGTGGATGGAAAACCAATCCCTTATGTAAATGTTTGGATCAAAAACACTTTAGTTGGAGCTACTACAGGAGAAGATGGAAAGTTCTCTATAGAAAATGTAAAAATTGGGGATACAATCCATATTTCCAGCTTAGGTTACAATACAATTGAATTTCTAGCCGAGAAGGATATTAATGCAGTACTACAACCGAAAATCAATGAACTTGATGAAGTTGTTGTATTCCCTATGAAGAATTCGACCGAATATTTAATCGAATCTTATCAGAAAATCAAAAAAAATAGAGTTTGGTACAATAATGGTTTTTACTCCCTTGCAAGGTTCTACAAATACAGGACTATATATGAAAATACTCGCTTTGTGAGCCAAATAGGCTTGATTACGTTTAACGCAAAAAATGAAAATGTGATTTTTCGTATTCGCTTATTAAAGGTTAATCCAGGCGGTGAACCTTCTGAATATGGATTGACAGAGAACATTATTCTGGAATCAAAAAAAGGAATTGATGAAATAGTTCTTGACTTAAGTAAGGAAAAAATTCTTTTCCCTAAAAATGGATTTTTTATTGTAGTGGATAGGCTAAACATCGAAGAAAATAAATTTTTCAATAAAACTGCCAAAATGGATATACTACAGCCGGCTATTGGAATGGAGAGAACAGACCAAGAAAAAAATACTTGGCTTGGATATGGAGGAAGATGGATGCCGCCATTGAAAATGAAAGATTTTCTCGGGACTAACGGAAATATCGCGATCAATATCAAACTTACGAACTAA
- the trhA gene encoding PAQR family membrane homeostasis protein TrhA, which translates to MQAPEPNTQIQQELVNSIVHGFGIIFGIVGIPVLIAFAIKSDNTPGVIAAAIYGFCFLQLFTFSTLYHGFQHARAKHVFQILDHISIYFLISGTYTPFLLIYMNNAFGISLLSVLWGLTALGIVFKIFFTGKWNIISTLVYIAMGCIMIVGGRTFFESIPTGILTMIIIGGVLYLFGVVFYLWKKYPYNHAVWHFFVLAAAVCHYVAILLAV; encoded by the coding sequence ATGCAAGCTCCAGAACCCAATACACAAATTCAGCAAGAACTCGTAAACAGTATCGTACATGGTTTTGGAATTATTTTTGGCATCGTGGGTATTCCCGTTCTAATAGCCTTTGCAATAAAAAGTGATAATACACCAGGTGTTATCGCCGCAGCTATATATGGATTTTGTTTTTTACAACTTTTTACTTTTTCCACGCTCTACCACGGATTTCAACATGCTCGAGCAAAGCACGTATTTCAAATCCTTGACCACATCAGTATTTATTTCCTGATATCCGGCACCTACACTCCATTTTTATTGATTTATATGAATAATGCTTTTGGCATTTCGTTGCTATCGGTATTGTGGGGCCTGACTGCATTGGGAATTGTTTTTAAGATTTTTTTTACCGGTAAATGGAATATTATTTCGACGCTTGTTTACATAGCAATGGGATGCATTATGATAGTGGGCGGACGGACTTTCTTTGAAAGTATTCCCACTGGGATATTGACCATGATCATTATTGGAGGCGTACTTTACCTTTTTGGCGTTGTCTTTTATCTATGGAAAAAATATCCTTACAACCATGCTGTCTGGCATTTTTTTGTGCTGGCAGCCGCTGTCTGTCATTACGTAGCCATTTTATTGGCAGTATAA
- a CDS encoding NIPSNAP family protein, which yields MKTRKLMYAALAAILLSMTSFGYDSGMPINKGEKELYEIRTYEIKFGGDQQILIDYLKNVLQPTLKRIGVNHFMLFNELGDSNPTKIWAIISYPNSQIYIDSQNLDVDPLYNKEAASYNAISQDDSVYNRFTSSLLLAFDGMPNMLDPIIGASLFELRTYEGYSEDAVRRKIDMFNIEEIDLFLKTNLHPVFFGEMIIGPHRPCLTYMLNFKDMNEHDASWKAFVNHPEWKVMSAKKEYANSVSNIRKVFLKPL from the coding sequence ATGAAAACAAGAAAATTAATGTACGCTGCACTGGCAGCAATCCTCTTGTCAATGACAAGCTTTGGTTACGATTCAGGAATGCCAATAAATAAAGGCGAAAAAGAACTTTACGAAATCCGTACTTATGAAATTAAATTTGGGGGAGATCAACAAATTCTAATAGACTATTTGAAGAACGTGCTACAACCAACCTTAAAGCGTATTGGCGTAAACCATTTTATGCTCTTCAATGAACTGGGAGATTCCAACCCGACTAAAATTTGGGCAATCATTAGTTATCCCAATAGCCAAATATATATCGACTCCCAAAACTTGGACGTGGACCCTCTATATAATAAAGAGGCAGCAAGCTATAATGCCATTTCTCAAGATGATAGTGTTTATAACAGGTTTACTTCCTCCTTATTGCTTGCATTTGATGGTATGCCCAATATGTTGGACCCCATTATTGGAGCCTCATTGTTTGAATTAAGGACGTATGAGGGGTATAGTGAAGATGCCGTAAGACGTAAAATAGACATGTTCAACATTGAGGAAATAGACCTTTTTTTAAAAACAAACCTACATCCTGTATTTTTTGGAGAAATGATTATAGGACCACATAGACCCTGTCTAACCTATATGCTGAACTTTAAGGATATGAATGAACATGATGCCAGCTGGAAAGCTTTTGTCAACCATCCGGAGTGGAAGGTTATGAGTGCAAAAAAAGAATATGCCAATTCTGTATCGAACATACGAAAGGTGTTTTTGAAACCTTTGTAA
- a CDS encoding c-type cytochrome, with translation MQIYNRCREVLKKLFLTILSIFVLSSCTSRSKKETEKDPGTMTQTGSGSRLSAEPIRTTVPDYMEEGKKIFLKNCLVCHQSTGEGVPGLNPPLTNTLYVLGDKGKLLDILINGSDVGLVVKGSTYSNAMPSFGPLNDTAISKVASYIRNSFGNSAEPITVEDVVAFRLNTNK, from the coding sequence ATGCAAATCTATAATCGGTGTAGGGAGGTACTGAAAAAACTATTTTTAACCATTTTGTCCATATTTGTTCTCAGCAGCTGCACTAGCCGCTCCAAGAAAGAGACAGAGAAAGATCCAGGAACAATGACACAGACCGGTTCCGGTTCAAGGTTATCTGCGGAGCCTATAAGAACTACTGTTCCCGACTATATGGAAGAAGGAAAAAAGATATTCCTTAAAAATTGCCTGGTCTGTCACCAATCTACCGGGGAAGGGGTTCCTGGTCTGAATCCCCCTTTGACCAATACGTTATATGTCTTGGGCGACAAAGGTAAGTTGTTAGATATCCTGATCAATGGCTCTGACGTCGGGCTGGTCGTCAAAGGATCGACTTACTCCAATGCAATGCCATCATTTGGCCCACTGAACGATACAGCAATTTCGAAAGTGGCATCCTATATTAGAAATAGCTTTGGAAATTCAGCCGAACCCATAACTGTAGAAGATGTTGTGGCCTTTCGATTAAATACTAATAAATAA
- a CDS encoding aldo/keto reductase, translating into MEYRKLGSTDLEVSSITFGAWAAGGWMWGGSDTNDAIQAIRSAYDQGVTSIDTAPVYGQGASEEIVGEAIKDLPRDKVQILTKFGLRWDIANGDFHFHSKDNLGNDIDIYKYASKKSIIKEVEDSLKRLRTDYIDLYQIHWPDTSTRIQETFEAVAQLIEDGKVRFAGVCNYNIDQMKEAEKYVNLASNQLPFSMVNKGIENEIVPYCIKNNKSILAYSPLERGLLTGKMRPGQSFDQGDHRANNPFFSQQSIVKTNAFLEKIRPIANDKGATLAQLVLKWTLERPGITIALVGARNETQSIQNAVATTFDLSPDELYFINLELEKI; encoded by the coding sequence ATGGAATATAGAAAATTAGGGAGTACGGACCTTGAGGTCTCGAGCATTACATTCGGTGCCTGGGCCGCCGGAGGATGGATGTGGGGCGGTAGCGATACGAACGATGCTATTCAGGCAATCAGAAGCGCATATGACCAAGGGGTAACCTCTATCGACACCGCACCTGTGTATGGGCAGGGTGCCAGCGAAGAGATTGTTGGGGAGGCGATAAAGGATCTTCCCCGAGACAAGGTGCAAATCCTGACCAAATTCGGACTGCGGTGGGACATTGCAAATGGTGATTTTCATTTTCACAGCAAGGACAACCTGGGCAATGATATAGATATCTATAAATACGCCAGTAAAAAAAGTATAATAAAGGAAGTAGAGGATTCCCTTAAAAGGTTAAGAACAGATTATATAGACCTGTACCAAATACATTGGCCCGACACCTCCACCCGAATCCAAGAGACCTTTGAGGCCGTCGCCCAATTAATTGAGGATGGAAAAGTACGCTTTGCAGGGGTGTGCAACTACAATATTGATCAGATGAAGGAAGCTGAAAAATATGTAAACCTTGCCTCCAATCAACTGCCCTTCAGTATGGTCAACAAAGGCATTGAAAATGAAATTGTACCCTATTGCATAAAGAACAATAAATCAATACTTGCCTATAGCCCTTTGGAAAGAGGGCTTTTGACAGGAAAAATGAGACCGGGGCAATCCTTCGATCAAGGTGACCATAGGGCAAACAACCCGTTTTTTTCCCAACAGAGCATTGTAAAAACAAATGCTTTTCTTGAAAAAATTAGGCCAATTGCCAATGACAAAGGAGCTACCTTGGCCCAACTGGTCCTAAAATGGACCTTGGAAAGGCCAGGGATCACTATTGCACTGGTGGGGGCTCGAAATGAAACCCAATCCATACAAAATGCAGTGGCCACAACATTTGATCTGAGTCCCGATGAACTTTATTTTATCAACCTCGAACTTGAAAAAATATAA
- a CDS encoding PQQ-dependent sugar dehydrogenase: MMTKIKTHRYTKVLNLLLGSVLLIFSACRLENKETDTLSNLQISPNNAGLSVPEGFGVIKVADSLGKPRHIAVTTKGGIYIKLRQAIDGKGVLFLEDDDNDGIADTIEGFGDYGGTGIYLDRDYLYASSDEEIFRYKMDGDKKVVNASAPDTIVTQLIDRRQHASKSITLDQKGNIYVNIGAYSNACQEKDRTVGSPGIIPCTILDSAGGIWRFRADKLKQSYGDGARFATGLRNVVGLDWNKEIDQLFVTQHGRDMLHTLYPDLYDQKTSAILPAETLYRINEGDDAGWPYIYYDQVQKKKILAPEYGGDGKKIGGENALDPVAAFPGHLAPNALLFYTGDMFPEKYKNGAFIAFHGSWNRAPERQAGYLVAFVPFKNGMPSGDWEVFADGFAGPGDILSPSDAEHRPTGLAQGPDGSLYVSDDSGGTLYRIVHIKK; this comes from the coding sequence ATGATGACCAAGATCAAAACTCATCGATACACCAAGGTCCTAAATCTGCTTTTAGGATCGGTACTACTTATTTTCTCTGCCTGTAGGCTGGAAAACAAAGAGACTGATACTTTATCTAATCTGCAAATAAGCCCAAATAATGCCGGTCTTTCCGTACCAGAGGGTTTCGGGGTGATAAAAGTAGCCGATTCGCTCGGGAAACCACGCCATATCGCGGTCACCACTAAAGGTGGAATCTATATAAAGTTAAGGCAGGCAATTGATGGAAAGGGGGTCCTATTCCTCGAGGACGATGATAATGATGGAATCGCGGATACTATAGAGGGTTTTGGCGATTATGGCGGTACCGGGATTTACCTTGACAGGGACTATTTGTACGCCTCCTCTGACGAGGAAATTTTTAGATATAAAATGGATGGGGACAAAAAGGTGGTGAATGCATCGGCCCCCGACACCATTGTAACGCAATTGATCGACCGCAGACAGCACGCATCAAAATCGATAACCTTAGACCAAAAAGGTAATATTTATGTGAATATCGGTGCCTATTCAAATGCCTGCCAAGAAAAGGACAGGACTGTAGGTTCCCCAGGTATTATACCCTGTACCATTCTTGATTCTGCTGGTGGCATCTGGCGTTTCAGGGCAGATAAACTCAAACAATCCTATGGAGATGGCGCAAGGTTTGCCACGGGCCTTCGGAATGTGGTCGGCCTGGACTGGAACAAAGAGATTGACCAATTGTTTGTGACCCAGCACGGAAGGGACATGTTGCATACACTCTATCCCGACCTATACGACCAGAAAACCTCGGCCATACTTCCTGCAGAGACCCTGTATAGGATTAATGAAGGAGATGATGCAGGATGGCCTTATATATATTATGACCAGGTGCAGAAAAAGAAGATATTGGCACCCGAATATGGAGGGGACGGCAAAAAGATCGGAGGGGAAAACGCATTAGACCCCGTAGCCGCCTTTCCAGGACATCTAGCCCCCAATGCCCTGCTTTTTTACACTGGGGACATGTTCCCTGAAAAATATAAAAATGGGGCCTTTATAGCATTCCATGGTTCTTGGAACAGAGCCCCTGAAAGACAAGCTGGTTATTTAGTGGCATTCGTCCCTTTTAAAAATGGAATGCCAAGTGGTGACTGGGAAGTGTTTGCCGATGGATTTGCCGGTCCAGGGGACATCCTCTCCCCTAGCGATGCAGAACACAGACCCACCGGTTTAGCACAAGGCCCCGATGGATCCCTATATGTTTCCGATGATTCGGGGGGAACCTTGTATAGAATAGTCCATATCAAGAAATAA
- a CDS encoding helix-turn-helix domain-containing protein yields MDFIGGKISEARKTKGITQEELAELSNVNLGTIQRIENNENEPRGKTLNLICEVLQINTQELLRNNAGEAKNSIATTVVNGIFLLALNLLLATIIGYLSSASGSNFNSRVGAFLLSFFIPIFIVNMTLKMNGLERMLKFGTGFISYLTMILVLGIIRGLETFMIPCLVMSLAILFFGHKLFRKEV; encoded by the coding sequence ATGGACTTTATAGGGGGGAAAATAAGCGAAGCAAGAAAAACAAAAGGGATTACTCAAGAAGAATTGGCAGAGCTATCCAACGTTAATTTGGGGACAATTCAGCGAATAGAAAATAATGAAAATGAACCGAGGGGAAAAACCTTGAACTTGATTTGCGAGGTTCTTCAAATTAACACACAGGAATTACTAAGAAACAATGCTGGTGAAGCCAAAAATAGTATTGCAACTACAGTTGTCAACGGAATATTCCTTCTGGCCCTGAATTTATTGTTGGCCACAATAATTGGATATTTGAGCTCCGCTTCTGGCTCAAATTTTAATAGTCGGGTGGGGGCATTTCTTTTGAGTTTCTTCATACCTATTTTCATTGTCAACATGACACTTAAAATGAATGGTTTGGAAAGAATGCTGAAATTTGGAACAGGTTTTATATCCTACCTCACAATGATTTTAGTTTTGGGTATAATCAGAGGTCTTGAAACTTTTATGATCCCTTGTCTTGTAATGTCACTGGCAATTTTGTTTTTTGGGCATAAACTATTTAGAAAAGAGGTCTGA
- a CDS encoding aldo/keto reductase gives MNKRTLGKTGFSVSEVGLGCWQLGADWGHPLTKDSAFSILKEAVDNGVNFFDTADVYGNGKSEEIIGEFIKDKRATLKIATKFGRDSEIFPNNYTEAAVRNSVKASINRLGLESLDLLQLHCIPINILKKGEIFNWLRTLKDEGLIKNFGASVETVEEGLICFEQEGLLSLQVILNIFRQKPIAELLPKAKNLGVGIIVRLPLASGLLTGKFTKETQFPDNDHRCYNQNGESFNVGETFAGLPFEKGVELTNLIENNILPKDMTMVQLALRWILDHEAVSCIIPGASSPSQVRSNVEASYLGALPPHIHKALSEFYTNEIHQNIRGNY, from the coding sequence ATGAATAAAAGAACACTTGGTAAAACCGGATTTAGTGTTAGCGAAGTGGGATTAGGGTGTTGGCAACTTGGAGCAGATTGGGGCCATCCTTTAACAAAGGACTCTGCGTTTTCAATTTTAAAAGAAGCCGTAGACAATGGTGTGAATTTTTTTGACACGGCCGACGTCTATGGTAATGGCAAAAGCGAAGAAATCATTGGGGAGTTTATTAAAGATAAACGTGCTACCTTAAAGATTGCGACCAAATTCGGAAGAGATAGTGAAATCTTTCCAAATAACTACACGGAAGCAGCCGTTCGTAATTCAGTCAAGGCCTCCATTAATCGACTTGGATTGGAGTCACTTGATCTATTGCAACTCCACTGTATTCCAATCAATATCCTCAAGAAGGGAGAAATCTTCAACTGGCTTCGGACCTTAAAAGACGAAGGTCTAATCAAGAATTTTGGAGCCAGTGTTGAAACTGTGGAAGAAGGCCTAATTTGTTTTGAACAAGAAGGACTTCTTTCTTTACAAGTAATCCTAAATATTTTTAGACAAAAACCTATTGCAGAATTATTGCCAAAAGCAAAAAATTTAGGTGTAGGCATTATTGTAAGGTTGCCATTGGCAAGTGGTTTATTAACCGGGAAATTCACAAAAGAGACTCAATTTCCCGATAATGACCATAGGTGTTACAATCAGAATGGGGAATCCTTTAATGTTGGTGAGACTTTTGCGGGCCTACCCTTCGAAAAAGGTGTTGAACTGACCAACCTGATCGAGAACAACATTTTACCAAAAGACATGACCATGGTACAATTGGCATTAAGGTGGATTTTGGATCATGAGGCGGTAAGCTGTATTATCCCTGGTGCAAGTTCCCCTTCACAAGTCAGATCCAATGTTGAGGCGTCATATTTAGGAGCTTTGCCACCCCATATTCATAAAGCACTATCGGAATTTTACACGAATGAAATTCACCAAAATATACGTGGAAATTATTAA